A single window of Candidatus Limnocylindrales bacterium DNA harbors:
- a CDS encoding radical SAM protein yields the protein MDAQTRKHLIALLKRNYPFVLKNIQQHIRNWYTLKIKGSRIVPPYSAVLYVSHHCNLNCSYCTQKTPDVISEELDTHRTIDLLRLIRKETDYILLTGGEPLLRRDIVQLAKAARKDLKFRSVMLITNGTHIREREEILDYLTSMVVSLDAITVDKGKPRTKPYVVEKVLDNLLYCKSVGKPARSRITISTVITEENLDEIAKILDFCQEHNFVFSAQTGLIHRYPRRELLQNPKYQKLVDLIIERRKAGQAINGTPKLLRTLFDFTPFHCYPTMFPRVYPNGDVFYPCEPLKTIGGNLFREGSFKKIFERGRKLYGDIPHCQGVCYLFGNVMSHYFVEDFWSFAADYLR from the coding sequence ATGGATGCTCAAACCCGGAAACATTTAATAGCTCTCCTTAAACGGAATTATCCCTTCGTCTTAAAAAATATCCAGCAGCATATTCGAAACTGGTATACACTTAAAATCAAAGGGAGTCGAATAGTCCCTCCTTATTCGGCCGTTCTCTACGTTTCCCATCATTGTAATCTGAATTGTTCCTACTGTACTCAAAAAACACCCGATGTTATCAGCGAAGAATTGGATACCCATCGTACCATTGATCTTCTCAGGCTTATTCGAAAAGAAACAGATTATATCTTATTAACCGGAGGGGAACCCCTGTTACGACGGGATATTGTTCAACTGGCGAAAGCGGCCCGTAAGGATTTGAAATTTCGGTCGGTTATGCTGATTACCAATGGAACTCATATTCGTGAAAGAGAGGAAATCCTAGATTATCTAACCAGTATGGTGGTGAGTCTGGATGCCATCACGGTAGACAAAGGCAAACCGAGAACCAAACCTTACGTAGTCGAGAAAGTCCTGGATAATCTTCTGTATTGTAAATCCGTTGGTAAACCTGCACGATCCCGGATTACCATCAGTACCGTTATTACCGAAGAAAACCTGGATGAGATCGCCAAGATTCTGGATTTTTGCCAGGAGCATAACTTCGTCTTCTCGGCCCAGACCGGCTTAATCCATCGTTATCCCCGTCGAGAACTTCTCCAAAATCCCAAATACCAGAAGCTGGTCGATCTTATTATCGAGCGGAGGAAAGCAGGACAGGCTATTAATGGAACTCCCAAACTTCTTCGAACCCTGTTTGATTTCACCCCGTTTCATTGTTATCCCACCATGTTCCCCCGGGTTTATCCCAATGGAGATGTGTTTTATCCTTGTGAGCCTTTAAAGACCATTGGTGGGAATTTGTTCCGGGAAGGATCTTTTAAGAAAATTTTTGAGCGAGGTCGAAAGCTCTATGGAGATATCCCCCATTGTCAGGGAGTCTGTTATTTGTTCGGTAACGTTATGTCCCATTATTTTGTGGAAGACTTCTGGTCCTTTGCGGCAGATTATCTCCGTTAA
- a CDS encoding glycosyltransferase family 1 protein — protein MRIAIDIRWLRKEMDGIGRYVSNLVTHLVELDTRNTYFLITHPNSFPSSYSFPTSPRLYISASPYPFLSPRDFFCLPGFLNRLEIDLFHAPNYLTSPLSGRYAQIVTVHDLIPYLYPETLWKASLRWKFYYRSKYPAYLVLHKADQIIADSLHTKKDIVKLFGIPPEKIRVIWPGIETRFYTAEKPSKAFLQKYNLREDFLLYLGRQDPYKGLEFLIRAYYQLDPGLRNQYPLIIAGKKDSRYLKSVEHLIEDLALKEQVQFLGYVPDPDLPSLYKAATLFVYPSLYEGFGFPPLEAMACGTPVIYGRGSSLEEVIGDKGGSFTPHHLPELTQAIQMLLQNRQLREEMSQRGREQVLSLTWRKTAEAVLEVYQAVGHRKTGQGGIQR, from the coding sequence ATGCGCATTGCTATTGATATTCGCTGGCTAAGGAAAGAGATGGACGGAATCGGTCGATACGTAAGTAACCTGGTAACCCACCTGGTAGAATTAGATACCCGTAATACTTATTTTCTCATCACACATCCTAACAGCTTCCCATCTTCCTATTCCTTTCCCACGTCCCCGCGTCTCTACATCTCCGCATCCCCATATCCTTTCCTCTCCCCTCGAGATTTCTTTTGCCTTCCTGGGTTTTTGAACCGACTGGAGATAGATTTATTCCATGCACCGAATTACCTGACTTCCCCTCTATCTGGACGTTATGCTCAAATTGTTACCGTCCACGATCTTATTCCTTATCTTTATCCTGAAACCCTCTGGAAAGCCAGCTTGAGATGGAAGTTCTATTACAGAAGTAAGTATCCTGCTTATCTTGTCTTACACAAAGCAGATCAGATCATAGCCGATTCCCTGCATACGAAAAAAGATATTGTGAAGCTATTTGGAATTCCACCCGAAAAAATCAGAGTGATCTGGCCGGGTATTGAAACAAGATTTTATACAGCAGAAAAACCTTCAAAGGCGTTTCTACAGAAATATAACCTTCGAGAAGATTTTCTCTTGTACTTAGGACGACAAGATCCTTATAAGGGGTTGGAGTTTTTAATCCGGGCTTATTATCAGCTGGATCCTGGGTTACGAAACCAATACCCCCTGATCATTGCCGGTAAGAAGGACTCTCGATACTTAAAATCCGTGGAGCACCTGATCGAGGATCTGGCCTTGAAAGAACAGGTTCAATTTTTAGGTTACGTACCGGACCCGGATCTTCCTTCCCTATATAAGGCCGCAACCCTTTTTGTATATCCTTCCCTTTATGAAGGGTTTGGGTTCCCACCTCTCGAAGCCATGGCCTGTGGAACCCCGGTGATTTATGGCCGGGGATCTTCTCTGGAAGAAGTTATCGGTGACAAGGGAGGGTCGTTCACCCCTCATCATCTTCCAGAGTTGACTCAAGCCATTCAAATGCTTCTCCAAAACAGACAACTCCGGGAGGAGATGTCTCAAAGAGGACGTGAACAGGTCCTTTCCTTAACCTGGCGGAAAACGGCCGAGGCCGTTCTGGAAGTGTATCAGGCGGTAGGCCATCGAAAAACAGGTCAGGGAGGGATCCAAAGATAA